The following coding sequences are from one Shewanella violacea DSS12 window:
- the galK gene encoding galactokinase, translating into MSNPALRANKLFVQTFGTTADDLYLAPGRVNLIGEHTDYNDGFVLPAAINFHTVLAVKRRDDDLYRAVSDAFPGEIKEWTFGQEGTMDPDDGWVNYLKGFTAAMAASGLTAKGLDISVVGNVPLGAGLSSSAALEVAFGTAVNDCSQLRLSPLAVAQMAQRGENQYVGCACGIMDQMISALGEQDHALLIDCEDLDSEPVHIPDSLSLIIVNSNVQRGLVNSEYNLRREQCEEVAAHFEVESLRHVELCQLEAAKSDLSDVCYRRARHVLTENRRTQHASHALEAGNISKLSDLMAQSHASMRDDFEITVPEIDTLVEIISQVIGERGGVRMTGGGFGGCIVALVDHALTDAVVEAIESQYATKTGLEATVYLCSASAGATRVNEEVY; encoded by the coding sequence ATGTCGAATCCCGCACTGCGCGCGAACAAATTATTTGTGCAAACCTTTGGCACAACTGCAGACGATCTTTACCTGGCACCTGGCCGGGTAAACTTGATCGGAGAACATACAGATTACAATGATGGTTTTGTCTTGCCCGCTGCCATCAATTTCCATACGGTCCTCGCCGTAAAGCGCCGAGATGATGATCTCTATCGCGCCGTATCCGATGCCTTCCCCGGAGAAATAAAAGAGTGGACCTTCGGACAGGAAGGCACCATGGATCCTGATGATGGCTGGGTTAATTACCTCAAAGGTTTTACTGCAGCCATGGCCGCATCCGGACTCACGGCTAAAGGACTCGATATCTCTGTGGTTGGTAATGTGCCCTTAGGAGCTGGCCTCTCATCATCGGCCGCCTTAGAAGTAGCCTTCGGCACCGCAGTCAATGATTGCAGCCAGCTTAGGCTTTCCCCACTCGCCGTAGCCCAGATGGCTCAGCGGGGTGAAAATCAATACGTTGGCTGCGCCTGTGGCATCATGGATCAGATGATCAGCGCCCTTGGCGAGCAAGATCATGCCCTGCTCATCGATTGCGAAGACCTAGACAGCGAACCGGTTCATATTCCTGATAGCCTGAGCCTGATCATAGTGAATTCAAATGTTCAGCGCGGACTAGTCAACTCTGAATACAATCTCAGACGAGAGCAATGCGAGGAAGTCGCCGCACACTTCGAAGTAGAAAGCCTCAGACATGTTGAGCTCTGCCAACTTGAAGCCGCTAAATCTGACTTGTCCGATGTCTGCTACCGACGAGCACGACATGTGCTAACCGAAAACCGCAGAACTCAGCATGCCAGCCATGCGTTAGAAGCGGGCAATATATCTAAATTAAGCGATCTGATGGCTCAATCCCACGCCTCTATGCGTGATGATTTCGAGATAACAGTGCCAGAAATCGATACCTTAGTCGAAATCATCTCACAAGTCATAGGCGAGCGCGGCGGCGTGCGAATGACCGGAGGTGGATTTGGTGGGTGTATCGTGGCCTTAGTGGATCATGCCTTGACCGATGCAGTGGTCGAAGCAATTGAGAGTCAATACGCAACAAAGACAGGATTAGAAGCCACTGTTTACCTCTGTTCGGCCAGTGCTGGCGCGACCCGAGTAAATGAAGAGGTTTATTAA
- a CDS encoding aldose epimerase family protein: protein MVRFRPLDSWTDPRGGQIERVRIDNGIIAMEVLSLGGIIRSLWTPDRHGERGNIVLGCDSIDDYLKQDAHLGAIAGRYANRVANARMSFGEDEYLLDINQASNCLHGGTEGFNRKQWHMGPLPDGVRLNLVSPDGDMGFPGICNVQLDYRLVGNNLYMEIFAAVNKPCPISLTQHSYFNLEGSGSTSNAEHQLQIDSTKMLDLDAHGIPTGMKNATGSVLDFRRAKAFSMAQNHEEFVSTSGIDHCYLTDSSASELTRFGCLSAPESGRSMTLYTNQPSVQIYGANYLGGNPGKGGQALKSHHAICIEPQQLPDAANQPTLEADPWIKPEEVYHHISRYEFHTF from the coding sequence ATGGTACGTTTTCGCCCGCTAGACTCCTGGACAGATCCTCGTGGTGGTCAAATTGAACGTGTCAGGATAGATAATGGCATCATAGCCATGGAAGTATTGAGCCTAGGCGGAATAATACGCTCCCTATGGACTCCGGACCGTCATGGCGAGCGAGGCAATATCGTACTTGGCTGCGATTCAATTGACGATTACCTCAAGCAAGACGCTCACTTAGGCGCTATTGCTGGCAGATATGCCAATCGCGTAGCCAATGCCAGGATGAGCTTCGGTGAAGATGAATATTTGTTAGATATTAATCAGGCGAGCAATTGCCTCCATGGTGGCACCGAAGGTTTTAATCGTAAGCAATGGCATATGGGGCCGCTGCCCGATGGCGTTCGTCTTAATTTAGTCAGCCCTGATGGCGATATGGGCTTTCCGGGGATCTGTAACGTACAGCTAGATTATCGATTAGTAGGGAATAATCTCTATATGGAGATCTTTGCCGCCGTGAATAAGCCCTGCCCCATTAGCTTGACTCAGCATAGTTATTTCAATCTTGAAGGCAGCGGTTCAACGAGTAACGCAGAACATCAATTACAGATAGACAGTACCAAGATGCTAGATCTGGACGCCCATGGGATCCCCACGGGAATGAAAAATGCTACTGGCTCTGTACTAGATTTTCGTCGAGCTAAGGCCTTCTCCATGGCCCAAAACCATGAGGAGTTTGTGTCTACATCCGGAATAGATCATTGCTACCTAACGGACTCTTCGGCCTCAGAATTAACGCGCTTTGGCTGTCTAAGCGCCCCTGAATCTGGCAGAAGTATGACTCTATATACCAATCAGCCCAGTGTGCAGATTTACGGAGCAAATTATCTTGGGGGAAATCCGGGTAAAGGTGGACAAGCATTAAAATCACATCACGCCATCTGTATCGAGCCCCAGCAACTACCAGACGCTGCTAATCAGCCCACCCTAGAGGCCGATCCTTGGATAAAGCCAGAAGAGGTTTATCATCATATCAGTCGTTATGAGTTTCATACTTTTTAA
- a CDS encoding solute:sodium symporter family transporter yields the protein MEEIIQLVIFLGLTATVGLITYLKCRNIKRNANDSKDYFLAGGGLSWVVVAGSLMMTNISAEQIVGMNGAQALLVAWWEIGAAIGLLILAKWLIPIYYEYNCTTTTELLERKYNDKGIRAMVSVLFMLGYAFILLPVVLYTGSLFMKSMFGLQISVVVLAIIFAIVGAIYAIFGGLRAIAISDTLNGIGLIAMGIIVSYLAMNAVNWDLSGIPIERITLIGDDNSDIPWHTLLTGMVFIQIFYWGTNMVITQRALAAKSVKEAQKGLYAAVVMKLIVPFIVVLPGIVAFKLYGDVGDVAYGRLVGDLLPSWLSGAFAAVIAGAVLSSFNSCLNSAAALYTCDIHQNYINPNADVRKIGTRVALVFTLISVALVPVFAQSESIISLLQQLNGLYSMPVLAAFICALVFKNVNAKAIKIGLVFGVLIYALFTFVWSPFHFIHMMAITLFATILVTLLLSKFVFGGQEVAPIPITES from the coding sequence ATGGAAGAGATCATTCAACTGGTCATATTTTTAGGGCTAACGGCTACGGTAGGACTCATAACCTACCTCAAGTGTCGCAACATCAAACGAAACGCCAACGACAGCAAGGATTACTTTTTAGCTGGCGGAGGCCTGAGTTGGGTGGTCGTAGCAGGCTCCTTGATGATGACTAATATCAGCGCCGAGCAGATAGTCGGCATGAACGGCGCCCAGGCTTTACTGGTTGCCTGGTGGGAAATTGGTGCCGCCATCGGCCTGCTCATCTTGGCAAAATGGCTTATCCCTATCTACTACGAGTATAACTGCACCACGACGACTGAGCTGCTGGAGCGAAAATACAATGATAAGGGCATTCGTGCCATGGTCTCTGTGCTCTTTATGCTGGGCTATGCCTTCATCTTGCTACCTGTGGTGCTCTACACCGGCTCACTGTTTATGAAGTCCATGTTTGGCCTACAAATATCCGTCGTAGTCTTGGCCATCATCTTCGCCATTGTCGGCGCCATCTACGCCATTTTCGGCGGTCTCAGAGCCATCGCCATATCCGACACTTTGAATGGCATAGGTCTGATAGCCATGGGAATTATTGTTTCATATCTGGCCATGAATGCAGTTAACTGGGATCTCTCAGGCATCCCCATTGAGCGCATTACACTTATTGGCGATGATAACTCAGATATCCCTTGGCATACCTTGTTGACAGGAATGGTCTTCATTCAGATTTTCTACTGGGGAACCAATATGGTGATCACCCAGAGAGCCCTGGCCGCCAAGTCGGTAAAAGAAGCACAGAAAGGGCTTTATGCCGCCGTGGTGATGAAATTGATCGTGCCTTTCATTGTCGTCCTACCCGGAATTGTCGCTTTCAAGCTATATGGTGACGTGGGTGATGTCGCCTATGGAAGGTTGGTAGGTGACCTATTACCATCTTGGTTATCCGGCGCTTTCGCGGCTGTAATTGCCGGCGCTGTGTTAAGTTCATTTAACTCTTGCCTTAACTCTGCAGCAGCTCTCTATACCTGTGATATCCACCAGAACTACATCAACCCCAATGCAGATGTGCGTAAGATAGGCACACGTGTGGCCTTGGTCTTCACCTTGATTTCCGTCGCTCTAGTACCCGTTTTTGCACAATCGGAGAGCATCATCTCCCTGCTGCAGCAGCTCAACGGTCTCTACTCTATGCCTGTACTAGCAGCCTTTATCTGCGCCTTGGTGTTTAAGAATGTTAACGCTAAGGCGATCAAGATTGGCCTGGTCTTCGGGGTATTGATATACGCCCTATTCACCTTCGTGTGGAGCCCTTTCCACTTCATACATATGATGGCGATAACCTTATTTGCGACTATCTTGGTCACCCTTCTACTGAGCAAGTTTGTCTTCGGCGGCCAAGAGGTAGCACCTATCCCAATCACAGAAAGCTAG
- a CDS encoding NAD(P)H-quinone oxidoreductase, with amino-acid sequence MPNTSLAKNYLHVDFEHPGDADVMLLKRSPLPNLTKEQVLIKVAYAGVNGPDVAQRRGAYPPPKDASPILGLEVAGEICALGDGVTQWQLGDKVTALVPGGGYGEYVATYASHCLPIPQGWTLEQAAAIPETFFTVWGNLFMRAGLKPGETVLIHGGSGGIGSAAIALAKAFGARVIATSGSDDKCDYCLSLGADLALNYQDDFVKPVMEYTSNMGVQLVFDIAGGDFINQNLKALAVDGRMVSVAMQRGAQAQVDIFRIMAKRIIWTGSTLRPQSVEAKAKIAAELRQKVWPLLNMSQQDQANINKLVPNISARFTLADTIAAHRLMESGRHRGKIVLTVQEPETN; translated from the coding sequence ATGCCTAACACTTCACTAGCCAAAAATTATCTTCATGTGGATTTTGAGCATCCAGGCGACGCCGATGTAATGCTTCTCAAGCGCTCTCCCTTGCCTAACCTTACTAAAGAACAGGTATTGATCAAGGTCGCTTACGCCGGAGTCAATGGTCCCGATGTCGCTCAGCGAAGGGGAGCTTATCCGCCTCCTAAGGATGCGAGTCCTATTTTGGGTCTGGAAGTAGCGGGAGAGATCTGTGCTCTTGGAGATGGAGTTACCCAATGGCAACTTGGTGACAAGGTCACGGCTTTAGTGCCGGGAGGAGGCTATGGCGAGTATGTGGCTACGTATGCCTCTCATTGTTTACCCATACCTCAGGGCTGGACTCTGGAGCAGGCCGCGGCTATTCCGGAAACTTTCTTCACTGTGTGGGGAAACCTGTTTATGCGAGCAGGGTTGAAACCTGGGGAAACTGTGCTTATTCATGGTGGTTCAGGTGGGATCGGCAGTGCTGCAATAGCCCTGGCTAAAGCATTCGGTGCCAGAGTCATAGCCACATCGGGCAGTGATGATAAATGTGACTACTGTCTGAGTCTCGGGGCCGATCTAGCCCTAAATTATCAGGATGATTTTGTTAAACCTGTGATGGAATACACCTCAAATATGGGCGTTCAGCTGGTGTTTGATATTGCTGGTGGTGATTTTATCAACCAGAATTTGAAGGCGTTAGCTGTCGATGGACGCATGGTATCTGTTGCCATGCAAAGAGGGGCTCAGGCACAAGTGGATATATTCAGGATCATGGCTAAGCGCATCATCTGGACTGGTTCGACTTTGCGGCCCCAGAGTGTAGAGGCTAAGGCCAAAATTGCTGCCGAATTACGGCAAAAGGTTTGGCCATTACTCAATATGAGTCAGCAAGATCAAGCTAATATTAATAAGCTAGTACCAAATATATCGGCTAGATTCACTCTGGCTGACACTATCGCTGCCCATAGACTGATGGAGTCGGGTCGGCACAGAGGGAAAATAGTGTTAACTGTTCAGGAGCCTGAGACCAACTGA
- a CDS encoding glycoside hydrolase family 2 TIM barrel-domain containing protein: MIPNTQMPAELSFARAKKSKLTSLITASLICLSLPAQLALAADRWQDHTIFEVNKEAPHASFFTYSSVSKATKDEYRNSSNFFDLNGIWQFHYAKNPQSVPSDFASDSFDESGWSTIEVPGNWETQGYGHAIYLDERYPFTTTWPNAPTEHNPTGSYRRVITLPENWNAKQVFFHVGAARSSFTLFVNGKEVGYSQGAKTPAEFDISDYLKAGKNLIAMKIIRWSDASYLESQDMLRMSGIERDVYLYATEPQRVVDIDASYRLNGDLSRADMALKLKLKNHHKEKQISLDYRVISPTGIDIAKGAKSLSLGGQKDELFNFTLKHPQLWSAETPNLYQLIVNLRDLDGALLQSSSQKIGFRHIEIKGGQLLVNNKAITIRGVDRHETDPKTGHVVSRESMEKDIRLMKQSNINAVRSSHYPNDPYWLRLADRYGMYIIDEANIESHPLAIDEKTQLGNEMSWLPAHQARVERMLERDKNHASIIIWSLGNEAGEGKLFESLYHWVKQRDPSRPVQYEPAGTQAYTDIVAPMYPSIERIEKYAKNHSDRPLIMIEYAHAMGNSVGNLQDYWDVIEQYPNLQGGFIWDWADQSLAFTNDKGQRYWAYGKDYEPDMPTDGNFLNNGLVDPDRNPHPHLSQVKKVYQPIGFDNFRIDGARVSLNLSNKYDFKNTAGLELNWSLQQDGLSIHTGQMKMPVIPAGKSQTVDFQLGSEQALKLNKHYDYHLLVTARIDSPQPMLPSGHRLAFEQFEIQQASPRISKISHTSKISQTPDLWLLSLNENSYAISKDTGWLTRVTTGGEPQISAPLMVNFWRAPTDNDLGNGLPEWGGIWQDAASELELESIDKVNNKGLMVTQVHPKLGFSLSTLYQLNTKGELVVNSQFEPGNKDLADLPRFGFSTRLPFDRRFMSYFGRGPEETYADRYTGNPLGWYQLPIEKLYHRYSRPQETGQRTQVRYAAVTNHAGSGLMAIAAKELQTSLWPFSQTDIDFRSGDAQSSASGLVPVTRNHGAEIPIRDYVTWNIDYKQMGVGGDTSWGRQVHEPYRIKAQPMSFEFTLVPIDSSSQLQQLARD; encoded by the coding sequence TTGATACCTAACACACAGATGCCAGCAGAGTTAAGCTTTGCTCGAGCTAAAAAAAGCAAGTTAACTAGCCTGATAACCGCTAGCCTCATCTGCTTGAGCCTACCCGCCCAGCTCGCCTTGGCTGCCGATCGTTGGCAAGACCACACCATCTTTGAAGTGAATAAAGAAGCCCCCCACGCCAGCTTTTTTACTTACAGCTCGGTCAGCAAGGCCACTAAAGATGAGTACCGTAACAGTAGCAACTTTTTCGATCTCAACGGGATCTGGCAATTTCATTACGCCAAGAATCCTCAATCTGTGCCATCTGACTTTGCCAGCGACTCCTTCGATGAGTCAGGCTGGAGCACCATTGAAGTTCCCGGCAACTGGGAAACACAAGGCTACGGCCATGCCATCTACCTAGATGAACGCTATCCCTTCACTACGACCTGGCCAAATGCGCCAACCGAACATAACCCCACTGGCAGCTACCGACGCGTGATCACCTTGCCCGAAAACTGGAATGCCAAGCAGGTCTTCTTCCATGTTGGGGCGGCGCGATCTTCCTTCACCTTGTTCGTCAACGGCAAGGAAGTGGGCTATAGCCAAGGCGCCAAGACCCCTGCAGAATTTGATATCTCTGATTATTTGAAAGCGGGTAAGAATCTGATCGCCATGAAGATCATCCGCTGGAGCGATGCCAGTTATCTTGAAAGCCAAGATATGCTGCGTATGAGTGGCATAGAGAGAGATGTGTATCTTTACGCCACTGAGCCACAGAGAGTTGTCGATATCGATGCAAGTTATAGGCTCAACGGCGATCTTAGTCGCGCCGATATGGCACTTAAACTCAAGCTCAAGAACCATCATAAAGAGAAGCAGATATCCCTAGATTACCGAGTCATCTCCCCCACTGGCATTGATATCGCTAAAGGGGCTAAATCACTCAGTTTAGGCGGGCAGAAAGATGAGCTGTTCAATTTCACCCTCAAGCATCCCCAACTGTGGAGCGCCGAGACACCAAACCTGTATCAGCTTATCGTCAACCTAAGAGACCTAGATGGAGCATTACTCCAATCCAGTAGTCAGAAGATAGGCTTTCGCCATATAGAGATAAAAGGCGGCCAGCTACTGGTGAACAACAAGGCCATCACAATACGCGGTGTCGACCGCCACGAAACAGATCCCAAAACTGGTCATGTGGTCAGCCGTGAGAGTATGGAAAAAGACATACGCTTGATGAAGCAAAGCAATATCAACGCCGTGCGCTCGAGTCACTATCCTAACGATCCCTACTGGCTACGACTCGCCGACAGATATGGCATGTATATTATCGACGAAGCCAATATTGAATCCCATCCACTGGCAATCGACGAGAAGACTCAGCTCGGCAACGAGATGAGCTGGCTGCCAGCCCACCAAGCTAGGGTCGAGCGTATGCTAGAGCGGGACAAGAATCATGCCTCTATCATCATCTGGTCATTGGGCAACGAGGCTGGGGAAGGCAAGTTATTCGAATCTCTTTACCACTGGGTAAAACAGCGAGATCCCAGTCGTCCGGTCCAATATGAACCGGCAGGCACACAAGCTTATACCGACATAGTCGCGCCCATGTATCCGTCCATAGAACGCATAGAAAAGTATGCTAAGAATCATTCTGATCGCCCACTAATCATGATCGAATATGCCCATGCCATGGGCAATTCTGTGGGTAATTTGCAAGACTATTGGGATGTCATCGAGCAGTACCCTAACCTGCAAGGTGGCTTTATCTGGGACTGGGCCGATCAATCTCTGGCCTTCACCAATGATAAAGGCCAAAGATATTGGGCCTACGGCAAGGACTATGAGCCAGATATGCCTACCGACGGCAACTTCCTCAATAATGGCCTGGTTGATCCCGACCGCAACCCTCATCCACACCTGAGCCAAGTAAAGAAGGTATATCAGCCTATTGGATTCGATAATTTTCGAATAGATGGCGCCAGGGTAAGCTTGAACCTGAGTAACAAATACGACTTTAAGAACACAGCGGGTCTGGAGCTAAATTGGTCATTGCAACAAGATGGACTATCAATCCACACCGGCCAGATGAAGATGCCGGTAATTCCAGCCGGAAAGAGTCAAACTGTCGACTTCCAGCTCGGATCTGAGCAAGCACTAAAGCTTAATAAACACTACGACTATCATCTACTCGTCACCGCACGAATCGATTCACCACAACCCATGTTGCCCTCGGGTCACAGACTGGCCTTCGAGCAATTTGAGATCCAGCAGGCTTCACCCAGGATAAGCAAGATAAGCCACACCAGCAAAATTAGCCAAACCCCAGACCTATGGCTCTTGAGTCTCAATGAAAATAGCTACGCCATCTCTAAAGATACCGGCTGGTTAACCCGAGTCACCACAGGTGGAGAGCCTCAGATAAGCGCCCCCCTAATGGTCAATTTCTGGCGAGCACCAACAGATAATGATCTCGGTAATGGCCTGCCTGAATGGGGCGGAATTTGGCAAGATGCAGCATCTGAGCTTGAACTCGAGTCCATCGATAAGGTTAACAATAAAGGCCTTATGGTCACCCAAGTCCATCCCAAACTCGGCTTTAGCCTGAGCACCCTCTACCAGCTCAATACTAAGGGAGAGCTAGTGGTTAACAGCCAATTTGAGCCGGGTAATAAGGATTTAGCGGATCTACCCAGGTTTGGCTTTAGCACTCGCTTGCCCTTCGACCGACGATTCATGAGTTACTTCGGCCGCGGTCCTGAAGAAACTTACGCCGACCGATACACAGGCAACCCACTTGGTTGGTATCAACTGCCTATCGAAAAGTTATATCACCGCTACTCACGTCCACAGGAAACAGGCCAGCGAACTCAGGTTCGATACGCAGCCGTAACTAATCATGCAGGAAGCGGCCTGATGGCCATCGCCGCTAAAGAGTTACAAACCAGCCTATGGCCCTTCTCTCAGACCGATATCGACTTTAGAAGCGGTGATGCTCAAAGCTCGGCTTCAGGCTTAGTACCTGTGACCCGAAATCATGGCGCCGAAATCCCCATTCGGGATTATGTGACCTGGAATATCGATTACAAACAGATGGGTGTAGGCGGAGATACCTCATGGGGCAGACAAGTCCATGAACCCTATCGTATCAAGGCCCAGCCCATGAGTTTCGAATTTACTCTTGTGCCCATCGACTCGAGTAGCCAACTCCAGCAGCTGGCCAGAGACTAG
- a CDS encoding M9 family metallopeptidase — protein sequence MKLKTLVVALGLATSFSAMSNTQVSNHETNLASNLVSPTQALTRTGSPWANAESTSALAAPGPLGLTGPMAATGCSAFIGLNGHALVTELANSDPQCVSPLYNLKGPDATALFSESNMRTVAAAVRDRAPSYTGVDTTGIESLIYFQRAALYVQFYSPNDVPAYSTGVKSDIKTQITGLFNNANIWTVSTANSGVLKETLILIDSIGLGADFNHITKEVLSRYDASWEVNFGMNAAANSIFTTIFRAQWDEPMKALFATDHTILDSMNNFQLRNRHLVGTDAEYVLTNAVREMSRLYHIPSMTSRVKTLVKAVLDSSSKNDASKVIWMAAAEMADYYDRANCNYYNICGFKAQLEAETLTFNWKCSTTLKIRAQDLYRDQASWACNVLSNQETYFHSKLSTGNTPVVNDNNDDLELIIFDSSNDYQSYAGTFFGIATNNGGMYLEGSPAGLKNQARFIAYEAEWRRPDFHVWNLQHEYVHYLDGRYNLQGDFGRAISVDTIWWIEGLAEYISYRDANTTAVTMGETGEFPLSTIFKNNYNSGQDRIYRWGYLAVRFMFENHKADVDQILAYLRNDQYTEYQTFMNNIGTSYDNEWTGWLASGLNIVDNGIIDHGPSDTAALASGKEGNWTGPVSAISTDYSACTVTSEAFRYTTDASLVIDQPMECIDSQNGKASFAFANVDRTNQTLWIKIGGGWGDADIYYSTTGWASGEVNDGFGIGNGNHEVIQVTLNPNEYWHYLTLSGEYGGLDLLVSTSEVFADPDPAQGGGTNPNPNPNPNPDPNPNPTPDCGTTTMTDGQLTFGKDECISGGTSSFYVYVEEDNTQLTITTSGGAGDASLYYNADTWADATNAHARSTNAGNEESIQVTANIGWRYIVIDTDTEYSGVTLNVSLAGGSTPPVTPPAGNINDACQTLNPVSDIQLTSGSAVCSADGINYYSLWVDAGTTELTVATAHGTGDVSLYGGTSWPSAQSNSASSTNAASTSESFTVNNPIEGWYYITLESEVTSSGVAIQADLK from the coding sequence ATGAAACTTAAAACCCTGGTCGTCGCACTTGGCTTAGCCACTAGCTTCAGTGCAATGAGTAACACACAAGTAAGTAATCACGAGACTAACCTAGCCTCTAATCTAGTCTCACCCACTCAAGCTCTAACTCGAACTGGCTCCCCTTGGGCCAATGCAGAATCCACATCGGCCCTTGCAGCACCAGGCCCTTTAGGACTCACTGGCCCCATGGCCGCTACCGGTTGTAGCGCATTTATCGGACTCAATGGCCATGCATTGGTCACTGAGCTTGCCAACTCAGATCCTCAGTGCGTTAGCCCACTTTATAACCTGAAAGGCCCAGATGCTACGGCGCTATTCAGCGAGTCGAATATGCGCACTGTCGCCGCTGCCGTACGTGATCGTGCACCTAGCTACACGGGAGTTGATACCACAGGTATCGAGTCACTGATCTATTTCCAGCGCGCCGCACTCTATGTGCAGTTCTATAGCCCTAACGATGTACCGGCCTACTCGACCGGAGTAAAGTCAGACATCAAGACGCAGATCACTGGCTTATTTAACAACGCTAATATCTGGACCGTGTCGACAGCAAATTCGGGCGTATTAAAAGAGACCCTAATCCTTATCGACTCTATAGGTCTAGGCGCCGACTTCAACCATATAACCAAAGAAGTACTCTCCCGCTACGATGCTAGCTGGGAAGTAAACTTTGGTATGAATGCCGCTGCAAACTCGATTTTCACTACCATATTCCGCGCCCAGTGGGATGAGCCTATGAAGGCGCTTTTTGCCACAGACCACACCATTCTCGATTCGATGAACAATTTCCAATTGAGAAATCGTCATCTGGTAGGCACAGATGCAGAGTACGTACTGACCAATGCCGTACGTGAGATGTCACGTCTGTACCATATCCCTTCCATGACCAGTCGAGTCAAGACCTTAGTCAAGGCCGTTCTCGACAGCAGCAGTAAGAACGATGCGTCTAAGGTGATCTGGATGGCCGCCGCCGAGATGGCCGATTACTACGACCGTGCTAACTGTAACTATTACAACATTTGTGGCTTTAAGGCGCAGCTAGAAGCCGAGACCTTAACGTTCAACTGGAAGTGCTCGACCACCCTCAAGATACGCGCTCAAGATCTCTATCGCGATCAGGCCAGCTGGGCTTGTAATGTACTTAGCAATCAAGAGACCTACTTCCACAGCAAGTTATCTACGGGAAACACTCCTGTTGTTAATGACAATAATGACGATCTGGAACTGATCATCTTCGACAGCTCTAATGATTATCAATCTTATGCGGGGACTTTCTTCGGTATCGCCACCAATAATGGTGGTATGTATCTGGAAGGCTCACCAGCAGGCCTTAAGAATCAGGCACGCTTCATCGCCTATGAGGCCGAGTGGCGCAGACCCGATTTCCATGTCTGGAACCTACAACATGAATATGTTCATTATCTAGATGGTCGCTATAACCTTCAGGGTGATTTCGGCCGTGCCATCTCAGTTGATACTATCTGGTGGATTGAAGGTTTAGCCGAATACATCTCTTACCGTGATGCCAACACTACGGCAGTCACTATGGGTGAAACCGGAGAGTTCCCACTTTCAACCATATTCAAGAATAACTACAACTCGGGCCAAGATCGTATCTATCGTTGGGGCTACCTGGCAGTTCGTTTCATGTTCGAGAATCATAAGGCCGATGTGGATCAGATCTTAGCCTACCTAAGAAACGATCAATACACTGAATATCAAACCTTTATGAATAATATCGGTACTAGCTATGACAACGAATGGACCGGCTGGCTCGCCAGTGGTTTAAACATTGTCGATAATGGCATTATCGATCACGGCCCATCAGATACCGCCGCGCTAGCGAGTGGTAAAGAGGGTAACTGGACTGGACCTGTATCGGCCATAAGTACCGACTACTCAGCTTGTACCGTAACCAGTGAAGCCTTTCGCTACACAACTGATGCATCTCTGGTCATAGATCAGCCAATGGAGTGTATCGACTCCCAAAATGGCAAAGCCAGTTTCGCCTTCGCCAACGTAGACAGAACCAACCAAACCCTTTGGATTAAGATTGGCGGCGGATGGGGTGATGCCGATATCTATTACAGCACCACAGGTTGGGCAAGCGGTGAGGTCAATGATGGTTTCGGCATAGGCAATGGTAACCATGAGGTTATACAGGTCACCCTGAATCCAAATGAGTATTGGCACTACCTGACACTCTCAGGAGAATATGGAGGACTAGATCTACTCGTCAGCACCTCAGAGGTATTTGCCGATCCGGATCCTGCTCAAGGTGGTGGAACTAACCCTAATCCAAACCCGAACCCGAACCCAGATCCTAATCCAAATCCAACCCCAGATTGTGGCACTACAACCATGACTGATGGTCAGCTAACGTTTGGTAAGGATGAGTGTATCAGCGGTGGTACAAGCAGCTTCTACGTCTATGTAGAAGAGGATAATACTCAGTTAACCATCACTACATCTGGCGGAGCCGGTGATGCAAGCCTCTATTACAACGCAGATACTTGGGCCGATGCTACTAATGCACACGCTCGCTCAACCAATGCAGGTAACGAGGAATCTATCCAAGTAACGGCTAATATAGGCTGGCGCTATATAGTGATAGATACTGATACCGAGTATAGCGGCGTAACCCTTAACGTAAGCTTAGCTGGCGGTAGTACTCCACCAGTGACGCCACCAGCGGGTAATATCAATGATGCCTGTCAGACACTAAACCCAGTGAGTGATATTCAACTTACCTCGGGATCGGCAGTCTGTAGCGCCGACGGCATTAATTACTACAGCCTTTGGGTCGATGCAGGTACCACTGAGCTCACAGTCGCGACAGCCCACGGTACAGGTGATGTTAGCCTATATGGTGGCACTAGCTGGCCCAGTGCTCAGTCGAATTCGGCTTCCTCTACTAATGCTGCCAGCACCAGTGAATCTTTCACTGTGAACAACCCCATCGAAGGTTGGTATTACATCACCTTAGAAAGTGAAGTTACCAGCTCAGGTGTGGCCATTCAGGCAGATCTGAAGTAA